One SAR202 cluster bacterium DNA window includes the following coding sequences:
- a CDS encoding dihydrodipicolinate synthase family protein: MNREDMRKLVVGAVATVPTPFNPNKNFAVDYGVMADMTRWWLENGLVKGKGVIKVAAFLGEGPQLREKEWEKLIDTVVKTAKGQAAIMAGIFHKDTVRTIEDAKRAQDLGVMGLQLTTPMFNDPTQDDLLRFYDDVNRAINIGMLLYNVKWGRGTNTYGVASVATMKKMVDMENFIAVKWSKQEGGKYEDIFEIADKVNIIDNAGTPGLCYKLGGKGFVSMIADVYPPAGVKIVELLNAGKFEEAQQYHDTINAPFRDFYTKVNQRSGGQARMSKAMAEIMGHPVGPMRPPSLPLLDSEKREMREILVKLGWPVAKQAALR, from the coding sequence ATGAATCGCGAGGACATGAGGAAGCTGGTAGTCGGTGCGGTCGCCACGGTGCCCACGCCTTTCAACCCCAACAAGAACTTCGCCGTGGACTACGGTGTCATGGCGGACATGACCCGCTGGTGGCTGGAGAACGGCCTCGTGAAGGGCAAGGGCGTCATCAAGGTCGCTGCCTTCCTGGGCGAGGGGCCGCAGCTCCGCGAGAAGGAGTGGGAGAAGCTCATAGACACCGTCGTCAAGACGGCGAAGGGGCAGGCGGCGATCATGGCCGGCATCTTCCACAAGGACACCGTCCGCACTATCGAGGACGCCAAGCGCGCGCAGGACCTGGGCGTTATGGGCCTGCAGCTCACGACCCCGATGTTCAACGACCCCACCCAGGACGACCTCCTGCGCTTCTACGACGATGTGAACAGGGCGATCAACATCGGTATGCTGCTCTACAACGTGAAGTGGGGCCGCGGGACGAACACCTACGGCGTGGCGAGCGTGGCGACGATGAAGAAGATGGTGGACATGGAGAACTTCATCGCCGTGAAGTGGAGCAAGCAGGAGGGCGGCAAGTACGAGGACATCTTCGAGATCGCCGACAAGGTGAACATCATCGACAACGCCGGCACGCCCGGCCTGTGCTACAAGCTCGGCGGCAAGGGCTTCGTCAGCATGATCGCTGACGTGTACCCGCCCGCCGGGGTCAAGATTGTGGAGCTGCTCAACGCCGGCAAGTTCGAGGAGGCGCAGCAGTACCACGACACGATCAACGCGCCCTTCCGCGACTTCTACACGAAGGTGAACCAGCGCTCCGGCGGCCAGGCACGCATGTCCAAGGCGATGGCGGAGATAATGGGCCACCCCGTCGGCCCCATGCGCCCGCCCTCCCTGCCGCTCCTGGACAGCGAAAAGCGCGAGATGCGCGAAATCCTCGTCAAGCTCGGCTGGCCGGTAGCCAAGCAGGCGGCGCTACGGTAG